From a single Leishmania major strain Friedlin complete genome, chromosome 27 genomic region:
- a CDS encoding conserved hypothetical protein (previous protein_id=AAZ09865.1), whose amino-acid sequence MLRRIGSRYGKRFSFFCRNVRAVSQSEKAERGGEDAFLSLPNVQAVLDGVSWWKENADLNAGLYSAALARCMYEYVEDELLGDAPASSFRLLERGYESCKHSDVLGTCTALVATLQEPQEDIQSRDHYELVLLDGPSLPIVGVSSTGGLLAATSAASAAAAATAAVAAADDTMSSTEAAKESASDSDAAVTRVKTTIDLHQAFARFQRTDSAENYLLDVVYVGDCTMMLIRNGRVCYVTEEQAHQLDYPYQLGTGSNDTPKDGVRLLIPVEKGDIVVMGTDGIFDNLYPHRIVELIWPHLERVFSQHGYLQALGGAETAKAPANAVSYVKNRNLRTLLDDIMAALDMGANAVMADAMTVSRDVRCDSPYASKCIENGALFEGGKPDDMTLLISVIGESDDGEPSEQFSGSETAFPLPYRDWP is encoded by the coding sequence ATGCTGCGTAGAATCGGATCTCGCTATGGGAAGAGGTTCTCTTTCTTCTGCCGGAACGTGCGCGCCGTCTCGCAGTCGGAAAAggcggagcgcggtggcgaggACGCGTTTCTATCCTTACCTAATGTGCAGGCGGTGTTGGATGGCGTGAGTTGGTGGAAGGAGAACGCGGACTTGAACGCTGGCCTTTACAGCGCCGCATTGGCGCGGTGCATGTACGAGTACGTCGAGGATGAGCTCCTTGGCGATGCCCCGGCGAGTTCCTTTCGGCTGCTTGAGCGCGGCTACGAAAGCTGCAAGCATAGCGATGTGTTAGGCACGTGTACAGCCCTAGTTGCGACTCTACAAGAGCCGCAAGAGGATATTCAGTCGAGGGACCACTATGAGCTGGTACTGCTGGATGGACCATCACTGCCGATCGTAGGTGTCTCCAGCACTGGTGGACTCCTTGCAGCTACATCTGCTGCttcagccgctgccgccgcgaccgcaGCGGTCGCAGCTGCGGATGATACAATGAGCAGCACGGAAGCAGCCAAGGAGTCTGCCTCTGACTCGGATGCCGCGGTCACGCGAGTGAAAACGACGATAGACCTGCACCAAGCCTTCGCGCGATTTCAACGCACGGACAGCGCGGAAAACTACTTGCTGGACGTCGTCTACGTTGGCGACTGCACAATGATGCTGATCCGTAACGGGCGAGTGTGTTACGTTactgaggagcaggcacaCCAACTGGACTACCCCTACCAACTGGGCACCGGTAGCAACGACACGCCGAAGGATGGCGTTCGGCTTCTCATACCAGTAGAGAAGGGGGATATCGTTGTGATGGGCACCGATGGTATTTTCGACAACTTGTACCCGCACCGAATAGTGGAGCTGATATGGCCGCATCTGGAACGTGTCTTCAGTCAGCACGGCTATCTGCAAGCACTGGGCGGTGCTGAGACAGCAAAGGCACCGGCAAACGCGGTGAGCTACGTGAAGAATCGCAACCTTCGCACGCTTCTGGACGACATCATGGCGGCGCTCGACATGGGTGCGAATGCTGTCATGGCCGACGCAATGACCGTCTCGCGCGACGTGCGCTGCGACTCCCCGTACGCCTCCAAGTGTATAGAGAATGGCGCCCTCTTCGAGGGCGGCAAGCCTGACGATATGACGCTGCTAATATCCGTGATCGGCgagagcgacgacggcgagccCAGCGAGCAGTTCTCCGGCAGTGAGACGGCATTCCCACTGCCCTACCGCGACTGGCCATGA
- a CDS encoding putative histone H1 (previous protein_id=AAZ09866.1) → MSSNSAAAAVSAATTSPQKSSRSSPKRAAVAKKTGAKKVAKKPAKKVAKKPAKKVVKKPAKKVVKKAVKAVKKAVKKVVKAVKTAKKSSKKSSAKK, encoded by the coding sequence ATGTCCTCTAAttccgccgctgctgccgtttcCGCCGCCACGACCTCGCCGCAGAAGTCTTCTCGCTCGTCGCCGAAGAGGGCGGCCGTGGCGAAGAAGACCGGCGCGAAGAAGGTTGCGAAGAAGCCAGCGAAGAAGGTTGCGAAGAAGCCAGCGAAGAAGGTTGTGAAGAAGCCAGCGAAGAAGGTTGTGAAGAAGGCTGTGAAGGCTGTGAAGAAGGCTGTGAAGAAGGTTGTGAAGGCTGTGAAGACCGCGAAGAAGTCGTCGAAGAAATCCTCGGCGAAGAAGTAA
- a CDS encoding conserved hypothetical protein (previous protein_id=AAZ09867.1) has translation MLSTMDSRASPVCPSPSSKSYTTRRVCSPVVLSLVEDNLRESCSGETFGSSQPTSLTSSGGGPRTSALSPRRTGKSVLRAEERESPLTTYTPNSRPRRKSDTAVTLSSSASVQGSQEKGSNSKLRAVKLCKVSVPPQAPHTSTSLDTCTSPVQRSVSSQQARRSVSLTSSVLTSRPTEEFAASSTPSNPPLTSGSPAPSSLREHSVSISEEADECCICLEVYTNENPMFRGACQHHFHLPCLMEWKQRSSLCPMCCAETLRGIGDFEGSHHSGAADPAEVARQRAIAKRDAEIARNLQHSYLLQAQLRGRQYAYATQAVRSFQALHSGSPSSSTSRSPLHATEVEEHPLSTLPVYNRCNAQRLGGIVRQSPPLDNVRQPRATANVHSQLTAPPVHPSTEESRRSRSKPQAGCAVM, from the coding sequence ATGCTCAGCACCATGGATAGCAGAGCCTCTCCCGTTTGCCCCTCTCCAAGCTCGAAGAGCTACACGACCCGCCGTGTCTGCTCACCTGTCGTGCTCAGCCTCGTCGAGGACAATCTAAGGGAAtcgtgcagcggcgagaCGTTCGGCTCGTCGCAGCCCACGAGCCTGACGTCTAGCGGCGGAGGGCCTCGTACATCGGCCTTATCTCCACGCAGGACGGGAAAGTCAGTTCTTAGAGCGGAGGAACGAGAGAGCCCTCTCACCACGTACACGCCGAACTCGCGGCCACGCCGGAAATCGGATACTGCGGTGACGCTGAGTAGCTCTGCCTCGGTTCAGGGGTCGCAGGAGAAGGGAAGCAACTCCAAATTAAGAGCAGTCAAGCTGTGTAAGGTTTCTGTGCCGCCGCAAGccccgcacacctccacTAGTCTCGACACGTGTACATCACCGGTGCAGCGGAGCGTCTCCTCGCAACAGGCGAGGAGGTCTGTGTCGCTCACATCCTCTGTTCTGACCTCCAGGCCGACGGAGGAATTTGCGGCATCCTCCACGCCCTCGAACCCGCCACTAACGTCGGGGTCACCAGCCCCATCGTCTTTGCGCGAGCACTCAGTCTCGATTtcggaggaggcggatgAGTGCTGTATCTGCTTGGAGGTGTACACAAACGAGAACCCGATGTTCCGCGGCGCATGCCAGCATCATTTTCATCTTCCTTGTCTCATGGAAtggaagcagcgcagcagcttgTGCCCGATGTGCTGTGCCGAAACACTCCGAGGTATCGGCGATTTTGAGGGCTCACATCATAGCGGAGCTGCAGACCCAGCTGAGGTGGCTCGACAGCGTGCTATCGCGAAGCGCGACGCCGAAATCGCGCGTAACCTGCAACACAGCTATCTTCTTCAGGCGCAGCTTCGTGGCAGGCAATACGCATACGCTACTCAAGCCGTGCGGTCGTTTCAGGCGCTGCACAGTGGTTCACCAAGCAGCTCGACCAGTCGCTCACCGCTACACGCCACCGAGGTTGAGGAGCACCCCTTGAGCACATTGCCGGTTTACAACAGGTGTAACGCGCAACGATTAGGCGGCATCGTACGTCAGTCGCCACCACTGGATAATGTGCGCCAGCCCCGTGCTACGGCGAATGTGCACTCGCAGTTAACCGCACCGCCGGTGCATCCAAGCACGGAGGAAAGTCGACGCTCGCGCAGCAAGCCACAGGCGGGGTGCGCTGTCATGTAG
- a CDS encoding putative translation initiation factor eIF2B subunit-like protein (previous protein_id=AAZ09868.1): MSSSAEEKEAKKQEELRLAGSDSEGVRAAVKAQRELKKKRDALRKVQKKIRSGGSDAEVAAAIEQEAALLAEIGHLEALRGASSAPSTAHVAAASFTSTPATAAASPGALVTVATNKSSGAKAARSGEPAKEITAEERAASAKRLHDLVQGAMDANRLKCLHVLPRDAVVHPRIAEVAVLMEQMLLVGGSARALALISAFRELSRTTTVLAVPSLNEVNTTAFEKLIQINFDFVRRKREASAGMRHVKDVLVRRFVALRDEVIHPKPNMVDLIKDLGGPREVTLKILDAIEAELKMSFKSIVEDRSLPYVSSSDTILVFGRSSLVEYILLSRSRDPQCKPKRVIVIDSAPLFEGRQLAEKLSSAGIDVTYGLITACCTLMPKCTRVFMGASAVLQNGDMFGRCGMALVAACAKLFRKPVLCFSESYKFVPEVWVGNLAQNTKLADMRPAAEVHGSDTGTHSPLVYPTPPTLSPPQLRASGGWGTPARGADFLTRSGGGGAVPFSSSASGYLYDLTPASYIDMIICEMGCLHTSAIVAAIKDREGRDTSQLLNLVRG; the protein is encoded by the coding sequence ATGTCGTCGtctgcggaggagaaggaggcaaaGAAGCAGGAAGAGCTTCGGCTGGCCGGCAGCGACTCCGaaggcgtgcgtgctgccgtGAAGGCACAGCGCGAGCtgaagaagaagcgagaCGCCCTGCGCAAGGTGCAGAAGAAAATCAGGTCGGGTGGCAGTGACGCCGAGGTCGCCGCCGCTAtcgagcaggaggcggcacTGCTTGCCGAGATCGGCCACCTCGAAGCCCTGCGAGGCGCATCGTCGGCTCCGTCGACAGCGCATGTTGCGGCCGCCTCTTTCACTTCGACTCctgcgacggctgcggccTCCCCAGGAGCATTGGTCACCGTCGCGACCAacaagagcagcggcgccaaaGCGGCGAGAAGCGGCGAGCCTGCCAAAGAGATCACTGCGGAGGAGCGGGCGGCGTCAGCGAAGAGACTGCACGACCTTGTTCAAGGTGCCATGGATGCCAACCGCCTCAAGTGCCTGCACGTTCTACcgcgcgacgccgtcgtgcaCCCCCGCATCGCCGAGGTAGCTGTGCTGATGGAGCAGATGCTTCTTGtcggcggcagtgcgcgtGCCTTGGCCCTCATCTCCGCCTTCCGCGAGCTGAGTCGCACGACCACCGTCCTCGCCGTGCCCTCTCTGAACGAGGTGAACACAACCGCATTTGAAAAGCTCATCCAGATCAACTTTGACTTTGTGCGCCGCAAGCGTGAGGCCTCGGCCGGCATGCGCCACGTAAAGGATGTGCTCGTGCGCCGCTTCGTCGCGTTGCGGGACGAGGTGATTCACCCAAAGCCGAACATGGTCGACCTCATCAAGGACCTCGGCGGTCCGCGTGAGGTGACGCTGAAGATACTGGATGCCATTGAGGCCGAGCTGAAGATGTCGTTCAAGAGCATTGTAGAGGATCGCTCGCTGCCGTACGTCTCGAGCAGCGACACTATCTTAGTGTTTGGCCGCAGTAGTCTGGTCGAGTACATCTTGTTGTCCCGCTCGCGTGATCCGCAGTGCAAGCCGAAGCGCGTCATTGTGATCGACTCTGCGCCACTCTTTGAAGGCCGGCAACTGGCCGAGAAGCTCTCGAGCGCCGGCATTGACGTGACGTACGGTCTCATCACGGCATGCTGCACATTGATGCCCAagtgcacgcgtgtgttcATGGGGGCTTCGGCTGTGCTGCAGAACGGTGACATGTTTGGCCGCTGCGGCATGGCGCTCGTGGCGGCCTGCGCGAAGCTGTTCCGCAAGCCTGTGCTGTGCTTTAGTGAGAGTTACAAGTTTGTGCCAGAGGTGTGGGTGGGCAACTTGGCACAGAACACAAAACTTGCGGACATGCGGCCTGCCGCGGAAGTGCACGGGAGtgacacaggcacgcacagcccGCTTGTAtaccccaccccacccacgcTATCCCCTCCTCAGCTACGTGCCTCTGGGGGTTGGGGTACACCGGCGCGTGGTGCCGACTTCCTTacacgcagcggcggcggtggtgcggttCCGTTCTCGTCGAGTGCCTCCGGCTACCTTTACGATCTGACGCCGGCCTCGTACATAGACATGATCATCTGCGAAATGGGATGCCTGCACACGTCTGCCATCGTGGCAGCTATTAAGGATCGCGAAGGCCGAGACACGTCGCAGCTCTTGAATCTTGTTCGGGGGTGA
- a CDS encoding conserved hypothetical protein (previous protein_id=AAZ09869.1), with the protein MLSPSVLELSKQLVQLDSQAKALRKEVEYLRATKRSLEVSNMTEGKLSEMRESTGSTAKSKSQRSRASARRSGTASSTSLSLPHDLIDDMAHKCSDVEASIRTHKELLREKEALQAALAKAEDATEAAEQEYLGIVEVVGINTDGNSSSAIVLKKNAYSTALKNAVAVYHLRENVRIQMEGQSRELLRLAAILQETTDAESQRAEAVEVLAERKAKLEALRHECNTIARAAARRETMAGRNQHGLTSEDCIRHRNFDRRVALHELSKEDNLIKQNDLAIRYRAMQIAKIQAHLELIGDAVTGDDMEEEERIDADIADELAKEINDLYDSHIVANLRMDTIDCDIEKMVWRASAFQHAKDSTVVEMERVRREHRRYLDELQRTVDKERLSNGQTILHLQHELETLPRSSARKK; encoded by the coding sequence ATGTTATCTCCGAGCGTGCTGGAGCTGTCGAagcagctggtgcagctcgACAGCCAGGCGAAGGCCCTCCGCAAAGAGGTGGAGTATCTTCGCGCCACGAAGCGCTCCCTCGAAGTGTCGAATATGACTGAGGGCAAGCTGTCGGAGATGCGGGAGAGCACGGGCAGCACTGCCAAGTCCAAGTCGCAGCGCTCTCGTGcctcggcgcggcgcagcggtaCGGCTAGCAGTACCagcctctctcttccgcaCGACTTAATTGACGATATGGCGCACAAGTGCAGTGACGTGGAGGCCTCCATCCGCACGCACAAGGAGCTGctgagggagaaggaggcccTGCAAGCTGCTCTGGCCAAGGCCGAGGACGCCACcgaggcggccgagcagGAGTACCTCGGTATTGTGGAAGTTGTTGGCATTAACACCGACGGCAATTCAAGCTCTGCGATCGTCCTCAAGAAGAACGCGTACAGCACCGCCCTGAAAAATGCAGTGGCGGTGTACCACCTGCGTGAGAACGTTCGCATTCAAATGGAGGGCCAGTCccgcgagctgctgcgccttgctGCGATTCTGCAAGAGACGACCGATGCGGAGAGTCAGCGTGCCGAGGCCGTCGAGGTACTCGCCGAGCGCAAGGCGAAGCTGGAGGCACTGCGTCACGAGTGCAACACGAtcgcgcgtgcggcggctcGCAGAGAAACGATGGCCGGCAGGAACCAGCACGGCCTCACATCGGAGGATTGCATCCGTCACCGCAACTTCGACCGCCGGGTCGCGCTGCACGAGCTGTCCAAGGAGGACAACCTCATCAAGCAGAATGATCTGGCCATTCGCTACCGTGCCATGCAAATCGCGAAGATTCAGGCGCACCTCGAACTGATCGGTGACGCCGTCACCGGTGACGAcatggaggaagaggagcgcATTGATGCGGATATTGCGGATGAGCTAGCGAAGGAGATCAACGACTTGTATGATTCCCACATTGTGGCGAACCTTCGCATGGACACCATCGACTGCGACATTGAGAAGATGGTGTGGCGCGCCTCTGCGTTTCAGCACGCAAAGGATAGCACGGTGGTGGAGATGGAACGTGTCCGccgcgagcaccgccgctacCTCGACGAGCTACAGAGGACTGTCGATAAGGAGCGCCTTTCGAACGGCCAGACCATCTTGCATCTGCAGCACGAGCTCGAAACCCTTCCTAGGAGCTCTGCCCGCAAGAAGTAG
- a CDS encoding conserved hypothetical protein (previous protein_id=AAZ09870.1), with protein sequence MGAAAAKPVREAPVRYVAKQMPRLDKIPVEQQFRKPQFTAQGINTRQDDVNTEPLMYVETSKDASSTELTDHVAPRWYLNTYLEMSDNMRTDQTVISGNLPLAWERDKHEPYSLVRGRIDDEDLRWVLQPEQRKKPVDELLGHTKLERQVLQDILDTVELPRTQYRNYKGKLHKSIDDANTHMTARKEQIEKAREAELLRQIGYTEEEVLKEEQYLTNRRRGVRTLDDLGASDRGKRRQQRAAEASELEDMLKERRIEQLERGEATVTAEEVAEKPEVLQMRNKHFSTHKNVYKRMYAADIGKDERNQSKFVWWLDRTRRIKRAVDTIHGVPVYNDRLSANEEQTRKQMQEAAEFNFSISRSQGAKGFTDPRGHYDQFMDIMRHNKEEMQSDTHVEVHEDSSAEHPIFQFPHTREHGVKPAPTRFADRRDRAQRVDTDVTKLFGFEGESPAATAATPAAPVHSKSSPSEQATSGADGLTYPSGRASAGGWEKVKGASGSIPAACTEASPPTSKDDREH encoded by the coding sequence ATGggggctgcagctgcgaAGCCTGTGCGTGAAGCACCTGTCCGGTACGTGGCCAAGCAGATGCCCCGCCTGGACAAGATTCCAGTGGAGCAGCAGTTCAGGAAGCCGCAGTTTACGGCACAGGGCATCAACACTCGCCAGGACGATGTGAACACCGAACCGCTCATGTACGTGGAGACGTCCAAggacgccagcagcaccgagcTGACGGACCATGTGGCACCGCGGTGGTACTTGAACACGTACCTGGAGATGTCCGACAACATGCGCACTGACCAAACGGTGATTAGCGGCAACCTTCCTCTTGCGTGGGAGCGCGATAAGCATGAGCCGTATTCGCTGGTGCGCGGCCGCATCGATGACGAGGACCTTCGCTGGGTTCTCCAACCGGAGCAGCGCAAGAAGCCCGTCGACGAGCTGCTGGGGCATACGAAACTAGAAAGACAGGTTTTGCAGGACATCCTCGATACGGTGGAGCTACCCCGCACACAGTACCGAAACTACAAGGGCAAGTTACACAAAAGCATCGACGACGCCAACACTCACATGACGGCGCGCAAAGAACAAATCGAGAAGGCTCGGGAGGCGGAGCTCCTGCGTCAGATCGGCTacaccgaggaggaggttcTGAAGGAAGAGCAGTACCTGACGAatcgccgtcgcggcgtGCGCACCCTTGACGACCTTGGCGCAAGTGACCGAGGAAagcgccgacagcagcgggcggcTGAGGCGAGCGAGTTGGAGGACATGCTGAAGGAACGGCGCAtcgagcagctggagcgtGGAGAGGCAACTGtgacggcagaggaggtggcTGAGAAgccggaggtgctgcagatgCGCAACAAGCATTTTAGCACACACAAGAACGTCTACAAGCGCATGTACGCGGCAGACATTGGCAAGGACGAGCGCAACCAGTCAAAGTTTGTGTGGTGGCTCGACCGCACGCGGCGCATCAAGCGCGCTGTGGACACCATTCACGGTGTTCCGGTCTACAATGATCGGCTCTCAGCGAACGAGGAGCAGACGCGCAAGCAGATGCAGGAAGCGGCGGAGTTCAACTTCTCGATATCACGGTCGCAGGGCGCGAAGGGGTTCACCGACCCGCGGGGGCATTACGATCAGTTCATGGATATCATGCGCCACAACAAGGAGGAGATGCAAAGCGACACACATGTTGAGGTCCACGAGGACAGTAGCGCTGAGCACCCCATCTTTCAGTTCCCCCACACCCGAGAGCACGGCGTGAAgccagcgccgacgcgcttTGCGGACCGTCGTGACCGCGCACAGCGCGTCGACACGGATGTGACTAAGCTCTTTGGGTTTGAGGGCGAGTCGCCTGCCGCTACCGCTGCtacacctgctgcgcctgtaCACAGTAAATCGTCTCCGTCAGAGCAGGCAACCAGCGGGGCTGACGGGCTCACGTACCCGAGCGGTCGGGCGAGTGCTGGCGGTTGGGAGAAGGTGAAGGGTGCGAGTGGCTCTATACCAGCAGCATGCACAGAGGCTTCGCCGCCGACAAGCAAGGATGACAGGGAGCATTGA
- a CDS encoding conserved hypothetical protein (previous protein_id=AAZ09872.1) codes for MSKYVAPTGKVAPAAPAADNGVADITKVKICSGHTRPVCHINYSEIIDGTFWFVTSCHDAKPMLRNGQTGDWVGTFEGHKGAVFCSAFNSGATRLVTGSGDYSAMVWDALTGKKLHVWSHPKYIKSCDWMDQRIATGCFDGNIRIYDATRYDADPLSFGSPDAINVKSTYFLDTNTMVTACENVIMKWDLRDTSGPYLRREIPGLNFVEYTHRHSIVAAHEKSISFIDITSLEVKDSFTTSEDVECASLSPDGQRVAAGSKLKAKEFTLDGVEVESNRGHHGPVFHIRWASDGNSYASGAEDGMVRVWPSHEIIEKYDTDA; via the coding sequence ATGAGCAAGTACGTGGCCCCCACTGGCAAGGTAGCGCCAGCAGCCCCCGCTGCGGACAACGGTGTTGCTGATATCACCAAGGTGAAGATCTGCTCTGGGCACACGCGTCCAGTATGCCACATTAACTACAGTGAAATCATCGATGGCACGTTCTGGTTTGTGACATCGTGCCACGACGCAAAACCGATGCTTCGCAATGGCCAGACCGGCGACTGGGTAGGAACGTTTGAGGGGCACAAAGGTGCTGTGTTCTGCTCCGCCTTCAACTCTGGTGCGACGCGGCTGGTGACGGGTAGTGGTGACTACTCTGCGATGGTCTGGGATGCCTTGACTGGAAAGAAGCTTCATGTGTGGAGCCACCCAAAGTACATCAAGTCGTGCGACTGGATGGATCAGCGGATTGCCACAGGCTGCTTCGATGGTAACATCCGCATCTACGACGCTACTCGGTACGATGCTGATCCCCTGTCGTTTGGTAGCCCCGACGCCATTAACGTCAAGTCGACATACTTTTTGGACACAAACACCATGGTGACAGCGTGCGAGAACGTGATCATGAAGTGGGATCTCCGTGACACATCCGGGCCCTACCTGCGCCGTGAGATTCCCGGTCTCAACTTTGTCGAATACACGCACCGCCACTCCATTGTCGCCGCTCATGAGAAGAGCATCAGCTTCATCGACATCACGTCCTTGGAGGTGAAGGACAGCTTTACCACCTCGGAGGATGTCGAgtgcgcgtctctctcacCGGACGGGCAGCGCGTCGCGGCCGGATCAAAGCTGAAGGCCAAGGAGTTCACGCTGGATGGCGTCGAGGTGGAGTCCAACCGCGGTCACCATGGACCCGTGTTCCACATCCGCTGGGCCTCAGACGGAAACTCCTACGCCTCCGGCGCTGAGGACGGCatggtgcgcgtgtggccTTCGCACGAGATCATCGAGAAATACGACACGGACGCCTAG
- a CDS encoding putative T-complex protein 1, beta subunit (previous protein_id=AAZ09873.1), which yields MFFANQASQVLRQGASEEKGERARLMNIMGAVSVADIVKTTLGPKGMDKILQGMDRTQSVRVTNDGATILKSLFMDNPAAKILIDMSKTQDDEVGDGTTSVTVFAGELLRNAEKLLDQSIHPQTIIEGYRMATDTAQKALAESTEDHGADEKLFYEDLIRIAKTTLSSKIITVESDHFAKLCVDAVLRLKGSGNLEMINIMKKLGGTLRDSYLEPGFLLDKKIGIGQPRRLENAKILVANTPMDTDKIKIFGAKVNVESVSQLAEVEASEKGKMKSKCMKIIKHNINCFINRQLIYNYPEEIFAHHGIMAIEHADFDGIERLAKALGADVVSTFEDTSNVQYGFAEKIDEIMIGESTVIRFSGLHKGEACTIVLRGASRHILDEAERSIHDAVCVISETVKETRTVLGAGCSEFLMANAVEEKAKAVAGKKQLAMMAFAAALRTLPAIIADNAGLDSNDLVTRLQAEHYQGHKSYGIDVIRGDIADVKTLGITESYKVKSSVVAYASEAAEMILRVDDVLRAVPRQRTQ from the coding sequence ATGTTCTTCGCTAACCAGGCTTCGCAGGTGTTGCGTCAGGGCGCCTCGGAGGAGAAAGGCGAACGTGCACGTCTCATGAACATCATGGGTGCCGTCTCAGTGGCTGACATTGTGAAGACAACTTTGGGCCCGAAGGGTATGGACAAGATTCTTCAAGGAATGGATCGAACCCAGTCTGTGCGTGTCACCAACGACGGCGCGACGATCCTCAAATCTCTGTTCATGGACAACCCGGCTGCCAAGATTCTGATCGATATGAGCAAGACACAGGATGATGAAGTTGGCGACGGTACGACTAGCGTCACAGTGTTTGCTGGCGAGCTTTTGCGCAACGCTGAAAAGCTACTGGATCAGTCAATTCATCCTCAGACTATTATTGAGGGCTACCGCATGGCTACCGACACCGCACAGAAGGCTCTGGCGGAGTCCACCGAGGATCACGGCGCGGACGAGAAGCTCTTTTACGAAGATCTCATCCGCATTGCCAAGACCACCCTCAGTTCCAAGATCATTACTGTGGAGTCGGACCACTTTGCAAAGCTCTGCGTCGACGCGGTTCTTCGCCTGAAAGGCAGCGGCAACCTTGAGATGATTAATATCATGAAGAAGCTTGGTGGTACGCTCCGCGACAGCTATCTCGAGCCTGGGTTCCTGCTGGACAAGAAAATTGGCATTGGCCAGCCCCGCCGCCTGGAGAATGCCAAAATTCTTGTAGCAAACACCCCCATGGACACCGATAAGATCAAGATTTTTGGTGCGAAGGTGAATGTTGAGAGCGTTTCTCAGCTCGCCGAAGTGGAGGCGTCCGAAAAGGGCAAAATGAAGTCGAAGTGTATGAAGATCATCAAGCACAATATCAACTGCTTCATCAACCGTCAGCTTATCTACAACTATCCGGAGGAGATCTTTGCACATCACGGTATCATGGCCATCGAGCATGCCGATTTCGATGGCATCGAGCGCCTCGCGAAGGCCCTCGGCGCGGACGTTGTCTCGACCTTCGAGGATACCTCAAACGTCCAGTACGGCTTCGCTGAGAAGATCGACGAGATCATGATTGGCGAGAGCACTGTGATCCGCTTCTCTGGACTCCATAAGGGCGAGGCATGCACGAttgtgctgcgcggcgcatCGCGCCACATTCTTGATGAGGCGGAGCGCTCCATCCATGACGCGGTGTGCGTTATCTCGGAGACCGTGAAGGAGACGCGTACGGTGCTCGGTGCCGGCTGCTCTGAGTTCCTCATGGCAAACGCGGTGGAAGAGAAGGCCAAGGCGGTCGCGGGGAAGAAGCAGCTGGCGATGATGGCgtttgctgctgcccttcgCACCCTTCCCGCTATCATTGCAGACAATGCCGGCCTTGATAGCAATGATCTTGTCACGCGCCTCCAAGCAGAGCACTACCAGGGGCACAAATCGTACGGCATTGATGTTATTCGTGGTGACATTGCTGACGTGAAGACACTTGGGATTACCGAGTCCTATAAAGTGAAGAGCTCTGTTGTGGCGTATGCCTCGGAGGCGGCTGAGATGATCTTGCGTGTGGATGATGTACTCCGCGCTGTGCCGCGTCAGCGTACCCAGTGA